A window of Hevea brasiliensis isolate MT/VB/25A 57/8 chromosome 14, ASM3005281v1, whole genome shotgun sequence contains these coding sequences:
- the LOC131172860 gene encoding uncharacterized protein LOC131172860, with translation MTSPNKKDIITFMDAEWYNAAAEGQIDKFRDYTESLDLLRTPNKNTVLDVCIVAVKKETEESIEFVKLVISKCPSPLSEPNIKGETPLHIAARFGHKNIVEFLIHSIKKAQYEDLERGAEASTSAKMLKKTSTDEDTALHEAVRNNHPQVVEILIRENPEFANIANAARESPLYLAAVRENKIIASKILEICPSPAYSGPNGKTALHEAVRSKDEVIYNFIP, from the exons ATGACCAGCCCAAACAAAAAAGACATCATCACTTTCATGGATGCTGAATGGTACAATGCTGCAGCTGAAGGCCAAATTGACAAATTCAGGGATTACACAGAGTCTCTAGATCTTTTGCGTACCCCAAACAAAAATACAGTCCTAGATGTTTGCATCGTAGCAGTAAAAAAGGAAACGGAAGAATCCATTGAATTTGTAAAACTAGTTATCAGCAAATGTCCATCGCCGCTATCTGAGCCCAACATCAAAGGCGAAACTCCGCTGCACATTGCAGCAAGGTTCGGGCACAAAAATATAGTTGAATTTCTTATTCATAGCATCAAGAAGGCTCAATACGAAGACCTTGAGAGAGGCGCAGAGGCGTCAACGAGTGCTAAGATGCTGAAGAAGACAAGCACAGATGAAGACACAGCCTTACATGAGGCAGTGAGAAATAATCATCCTCAAGTGGTGGAAATATTGATTAGAGAAAATCCTGAATTTGCGAACATAGCTAATGCCGCCCGAGAAAGCCCGCTGTACCTTGCAGCGGTGAGAGAGAACAAAATCATTGCCTCTAAGATATTGGAGATATGTCCCTCACCAGCATACAGCGGTCCCAATGGTAAAACAGCTTTGCACGAAGCCGTTAGAAGTAAAGATGAAG TTATTTACAATTTCATCCCTTAG